CATAATTTGTCTGCATATTACGTATAAAAAAGATTGTTCCCATTGTATTGATCCCAAACGTgcaataactaactaaaatgaaaCTGTTGGTGAAATCAAATCTCTAATTAAGCTAAGTTTGCTTTGTTATTACGTTCCATCAACTTTGAAGATAGAACTTCTTCTCTTCAATAATTAACATGGAGTTTCAGTCTCCTCTAATTCCAAAGCTCtaccttcttttatgcttatctTTCATcctcttactttcttcttttcacGCTCATGCTAGTGGTTACAACTTCAGATTCTGTGGTATATATATTTCGCATCTTAGCTAGTCTTGCATAATATTAGTATTTAGCAAATGTTGCATGTGTTAGATGTTATTATTAGAATAAGATTTGAACTCTCTCTTATTCTACTCCATGTATTATTTGATATATTAGTTAACAGGGGAATTTGTGGTAGTTATGAGTATGGTGATTATGGTAgttatgaaaatttaataatacttgaaaaatatagttaaaattaaagttatatttttttattatttgacaatattttttaatttgatcatTCTTTATTTCTTCAAATTTGGGGAAGAAAATACGTATCTAGTTAGTAAACGAATGGTAATCAAATACTCATAGAAATtctccaaaataaataaataaatagatcgAACAGGCATAAAAATCTCTGTGCTCTTGAAATGTTGCTTTGTTCTCACAGTTGTAAAGGGTGTTCGCGGATCGGTATCtattttttctctccttttcaatttaaaaagaaacaaaaggaCACCTAGTTGTACCTATTAAACATGTATGATATAACAGTAGGACCCAGAAGTTACTAACCAGCATATAGTGTTAAATTAGATCAAACAATGTGAGGTTCTATATAAATTAAGTATAACAACACAATATTTGCAGCACTAGGACCCATATTTCAAACGGTAAGGTTTAGAACTAACTGGTAGAGTTCATCTGAAGTCaaatttatattagttttatttgtcATGTTCGTAAATGGATTGCACTATGTTTAGGAGCCAGCATGTCATGAAGACCATAACTTGTCTTCCCTCATTGACTTGGGCACATGTGCAGATATGCATTTGTCACAATCACAATAAAACCAATTCACACCCATCTAAATAATAATTAGTAAATTACAACCAACATACATACATAGTAAATAATAATTAGTAAATTAGTAAATTGTTAGATTTACTGCTGCCAATCTGGGCCTCTTAAtgaaatgaaactaatttttcCTGAAACTCTAAGAAGTCTAGTTGGTTGCATAAAAAACTCTTAAGAACTTTGTAGTTTAAGCTGTCTCGAATTTAGTTGCCTAAGTTTCCTAGTTTGTAGAATGTATAATTCTTGATTCACATTTGGCTGAACTtcctaaaatagtaaaaatgaatggttgattttattatttattggtttttatatgaatcttagttttatttcatgttattgtTGTCTAGGGAAGTTCTGAACCTATGTTTAATTGCATGATTAGATTAGATATACTAGGTTGCATATCCCTAAAGAAATTTATGAGTTATAAATAACGCTTCCCCTTTTGAAAAATGGTGCCTTGTGCAAAAAGAAACTGAATTCTGATTCTGCAGCAATAGATTCTTGAGTACATAACTCccaatttatatgaatttttgaTTTAAACACTGCTGCTGTCTTGCGAGATATATGAACATGCATTAGTTTATGAATCATGCTGAAGTTTTATGGCTGCTGTTTCTTTGGATTAGTTTGTGTTAATTTTAGCATGTTTGGCACCAAATTTTGAGTTATGTACACCTTGCTTTATATGCAGAGCAAGATGACTGAAAACAGTAATATTGAAGCAGCAGGGATGTCTGCTAGCACTCAACCATCTTCTCCACCATCAGGTGTTCATAAGAATCGGTCAGCTGTCTGGGATCATTTTGATGTGGAGAATGCTACTGAGAAGAAGGCTAAATGCAAATATTGTGGTAGCTTAATACAATATGGGAATGGAACCAGCTCAATGGGTGGTCATTTGAGAAGATGCAAGCAAAATCCTAATAATGATtcgaacaaaagaagaaaaacaacgACCACACCGACTATAGATAAGCGTGGTGTTTTAAATTCAGCCAGTGCTTCCAAATTTGACCAAGAGGAGGCTCGAAGGGCACTTGTGGAAATGTTTATTGGGGAAGAGCTACCATTTCGCTTCGTTGAAagcccaaaattttgaaaatttgtgcATGCCCTACAAGCAAGATTCAAAGTTCCTTCACGGACTTCATTAGCACGTGACATTAGAGCTCTTTATGCTGAAGAGAAGATGAAGTTGCAAGATTTTCTTTCGGCAAATTGTGGTAGAGTATGTCTAACCACTGACACTTGgacttcaattcaaaattttacttATATGAGTTTGACAGCACACTTTGTTGATTTGGATTggaaattacataaaaaaaatacttaatttttgTCAAGTGACAAGTCATTCAGGAGAGGTTATAGGAGCAACAATTGAATCTTGTTTAAATAATTGGAATTTGAATCGGGTCTTTAGTGTGACAGTTGATAATGCCTCATCTAATGACGTTGCAATTAAATATCTGAAGCAGCGATTGAATTCTTGGAATAGCATTATTTTGAATGGTGAATTTATTCATATGAGGTATTGTGCACATATTATAACTTAATTGTAAAAGAGGGGTTGAAAGAGATTGATGAATCAGTCTTGAGGATTCGTAGTGCAGTAAAGTATGTTAGATCTTCTCCATCTAGAGCTAGTAGGTTTCAAAAGTGTGTTGAATTAGAAAAAATCCAATATAAAGGCTTGTCTTGCATGGATGTTGAGACTAGGTGGAATTCTACCTATCAAATGTTAGAGGTAGCTTTGAAGCATCGCAAAGCATTTGAGTTGCTTGCTTTGAAAGATAATACCTATATAGGAGAGATGAATGGAGGAAAAGGGAGAGATGTTCCTTCTGATTCAGACTGGGAGTATGCTGAGTCCATTGTACCATTTTTGCGAGTGTTCAGTGATGCCACTATACGTGTTTTTGGTACCTTATATGTTACCAGTGATATGTATATGAAGGAAGTATTTGCAATTGGACGATTTATTCGTCATTCTTGTGATTCTGTTGATTTTAGTACTATGTCAATGGCAGAAAGGATGAGGGTTAAGTATGAGAAGTATTGGGGCAATCCTGATTCGGTGAATATGTTGTTATTGATTGCTATCGTACTTAATTCAATGCAAAAGATTGAGTATGTCAATTATTTCTTGGATTACTTCTttggagaagaaaaaggaggcgAATTGAAGTCAAAGTTGTCCAAGTGCATAAAGTTACTTTATCAGCAATACCAAAGTTCTGAGGAAGCAAGTGAAGCTGATTCGCAAGATGTTCAAGCCAGTAACATTAATACCGATCCTCATGGCATGGGCTTTTTTCTGCAAGCAACCGGTCGCAGAACAAATACAAGATCTGAACTTGATAGATATTTACAAGAAGAATGCGAGCCATACTCCCATAAGTTCGATATACTAAACTGGTGGAAGGTCAACTCAACCCGATTTCCAATTCTTGGAAATATGGCTCGTGAGGTATTGGCTATACCTGTTTCTACGGTAGCTTCGGAGTCTGCATTTAGTACTGGAGGAAGAGTCCTCGATCCATACCGCAGTTCCTTAACACCTAGAATGGTAGAAGTCGTAGTCTGCACAGGAGATTGGCTTAAGGAAGATCTTTTCTCTGCTTtagatgatgatggtgaagtTCTTCAACAAGTTGATCAAGGTATAAAATTTGTTTCATatttcttctcattttattttatttttgtttttgttatctTTCTATTTTAGAATTTAGGTATTAGTTACCAATTAAAAGCTGTTGAATATAGActtgataattaatttgattccctTGGCAGATATATTTTTCTCTAATGATGGTGCTTGTTCTATGGCGGCATCAATTGATAATCTTGATGATGACTAGGTATGCTTAATATTCTCATTTGGTTTAATACTTTCATTCAAAGATTTGTTTTAAAATGacaaaggtatattttgttatttgcaGATATATTTTCCTCAAAGGTTGTGGTTGTGTGATGATTTTGTTGGCAACTTGGCATCTTTTGATACTTTGCGGTTGTTATTTTAGAGGGATTTTTTAGTGGTATTCTTTTGATATATTGAGAATGATTAAATGTTATATAGATTAGCTATTGTCATTAGATTTATAAAGAATCAAATTTTAGTTGTAATGAACCTATACACTTTAAAATgactttagtattaattttacttttaaaaaaattatggtttgaaaattgaatttctaaAAACGGGTTttaaaagtggattttttgttaaaatatctggtttgaaaattgaatttttaaaaactagttttaaaattggatttttgtttaaagaaactggttttaaaactggattttcaaaaattggttttaaaactgaatttttggttaaaaaatttggttttaaaactggattttattaaaaaaaaacggattttagatttggattaaaaaaaaCGGATTTAAAACCGGTTTTATATATAAAACTGGATTTAAAATCGGTTTTATATGTAAAACTGGATTTAAAACCGGTTTTATATGTAAAACTGGATTTAAAACCGGtttttatatgtaaaattggatttaaaatcggtttataaataaaaccggatttaaaatctaaaactgGTTTAAAATcggtttttgttttttgaaaccGGTTTAGAACCGGTTTTTCTCTTCAATCCAGTTCTGGTTTGGTTTCTTAAACCATAAAACTGGTTCTGAAATGGATCTAGTTTGGATTTATAAAAATCCAAACCATGCCCAGCCCTAGTAAAAACTAATCTTTTCACGTAAAAACTGattctcttttaaaattaatttttttatttaaaatcaatttGGCTTATTAACCTAAACGAAATTTTTTACTAATcataattagaattattttttgttaatcttAATCATATATAAtcctacatattaataataaaattaaaaataaaataattatatttataaaatttattttaatataaatgcattatataattttttattaagatttctGGCCTCTccaaacaaaatttcaagctCTACCACTGTTGTTAGCAATGACGGAAATAATAATGGGTTAGTCGttcttgtgtttcttttgttttgttatatGTGTTTATATTTCTTTGAGTCACTCACTTTAGTGTGTTGAgctttttttgttaaaaaaaaaaattaaaaaatctaaaactagGATGTGGCTTTTCACATGTACAAGAGTGTTCTGTTGTGCAGCTACATCTAATCTTCgatcactttttaatttttttggtcttGTTCTTCAATCTCTTGAACTCTTacaattatctattttttttttctcccccTTTTCTTTTGTTCATGATCCTCTTATAGTTTTTTTTCCCTGACCTTAAAAAATGTTTctgtttgactttttttttctgttttttaacGGACCTATTTCATGATTTTGCGTGTCAAGATAGGCCATCATTTGGCCCAACTCATGTAGTATCCGATTTTGTCCagcattcaaaatataaaaagaaagcgTGATTTTTcagttagaaaaaaaataaaattaaaactacgAGGGAGATGAATAAATGTGCAGAGCACTTAGCAAAATTGAGTCATCAGATTCATTGACAGAGCTGCTGTCTCTATAGTACAAGTGCTCGCTGATGATGTGAAAGGGGTGGCTCCAGCTCCACCCATTTAGTGTGTGTGTTTTCTTTCCCTGGGGCTGTAGGCCCTCGTACTttaccaaataaataaataacgtGATTTGATTCtgctaataaataaataaattctgacaaagaaaaataaattattttcctAATGTATAgtctatttttgaaataaataataacgtAGAGTCAATTATTAGAAGGGGTTTAATGATAACGATGTTTACATCTCTTATATTgagtagtatatatatacaagaaagttttcaatttgaactttattgattattatttatcaataaTCTTCTTTATTATTTCATCTCGTGGCCTGGAGAGAGGGGGAGAGGTGACAttatataatcatatatattataaataaaagttcttTAGCTAGTGGAATAATAATACTAACCTGTCATTGTTCGTTCATATTAAATTGAGATTCTGTTTCTAATGGTAATCAGCTGAGAATTAAACAAGCTTATACTGGTGTGATGAGGTCAGGTAGATaagactaaaaaatattaagtttAAACTTGTGGGTGCAATTTATTATGAAACGACAACTCCCAAAGGCATTTGCCAACAAAATGAATTAATCATATGAAAAACTAAAAGTGAAAACATTATGTATTCGGTTAATCAAAATCAAACTTATTGAAACAACATTCTACTCGCCGTTGCAAAACATCTGTAGCTTTAAAGAACGGTTAAATCTACCATTTAACATCGTTAGATCTTGTTTATATCAAGATATAAGATGCAgtgtaaatataaaatagttttatactttatttaattatattataaaaagttaaatttttaaacatattaataaatctatttattttatttggagtggacaaaaatacacaaaaagattataaatatattttaatagttacaataattttttgtgtGTATATTTTTGCCAATTATAAATCTTTTTACGtataattttatctatttactcattttttgtctTATAAGATGATAGTATAGTATTGCAGGTTGTATCTTTAacttgatttattttgtttatgtttttctGATGGTTGGTTGGAACTTAACGAATCGTTTGACATGCCCAACTTTGTTCTTATGCAGGagtatctattattattattagagtaaagtatcgtttttgtctggggtaaattttaaaattatttttaatatttaaattatcctatttaaattcctaacgttttaaaattggctCGTCCTGCTGTTAAAGATCTGTTAACAGAATTAACGGtgagacaaaattgagacgattttaaaacgttagggacttaaatataacaaaaacgttggagacaaaaatgatacatagaataaaataaaatatacaaagttatgaaaagaataaaaaaatagattaataccAAAACTATAAATGTTTGattaaaatttgcaattgaaaatatcaaaaagagaaacaatGAAATTGGAAGATATATAGAGTCATAGAaagctatataaaaaaaacatagagattttaaaatttacttttcgaTGAAAAAAACATGACCactaaacaaataatagaaaaataaagttgagactataaaattaagaagagtgtttaagagaataaaagagTGACGACTGAAATTTGAGAACAGGAAAAGACTAAATTTGATTAggtttaaaaaagtaaaatcaaaattacGGTGGGACAAGTGTCCCCTACTTATGTGTGTAGGTCCGTGTTTGAGTGAAAAAGTTAAGTGACTGATGCAcagaaacttgtctctcaacaaatttttcttcggcaagtatatcgaattgtcgtcaagtaaaaactcacaatagagtgaggtcaaatccacagggattaacggattaagcaatcaatggttaattgattatcctagttagacgaatcatattggagtgatgaGTAACAAGGAActgtaaatgacataaaagtaaagaaagcaataaagtgcagaaaagtaaaatggcaagaaaagagaactaaaaataaaatgaacattgggatcaagagatattgcaatcctccggatcaatttcattctcatctcttcctcaatcaatacatttattgatctccttggcaatcttaagtgattggatcccaattccttgacaatccaatctctctaagcttgaacaatttcccaattccttgatttaattgttcatgggaagagatgaagtttggtcactaattataccacacacattcacAGATCAAAGAATTGGTAgtattaaatgtcacaatatccatccaacccccaacctaatccaatgtgagagagcatttctagcatgatttcctcattcctcttccaaggttcagaggaAATCCAAGTACGAGCAATTTCTCTTCTGATACAATTACccaattagatgaagatcgaaagctctctagtaaaatcaagagaaaagaaagaagaagaagaataaaaactaatttccaacgcctttggaagcgcatcatttagagctctacaactcgagttatacttcttggaaggtgaagaggtcagctggccttactacaggttgataccatgttcatctttgtaCATTCGGGGCAGTtgttctccctcaaatttagtgtccaccatgtagtgccatatatgcttgaaaatctctggaatcctactttctaATTTCACTGGAATCacttcatttggagctttgtggctgaaattattcttatttgaagaaggcatggttaGGCTGCCAGGTGAgattttgcccacgttagtgtccacgttagtggcactaacgtggccactaacgtaggCCTTCTTGCTTCGCAAACATTAGTGgcgttcactttttccactaactttCACAGCTGCCTCctttcttccacgttaatgcccacgttagtggcactaacgtggccactaacgtgggtgTTCTTGGCTTtgcaaacgttagtggcattcactttttccactaacattggagtttctctttccttccacgttagttcccacgttaatATAACTAACGTGGAAActaacgtgggtcttcttgcCCACCACTAACATTCCATGCcctccttcttcaaagttaatgccattaactttctcactaacgttggagcttctTTTGtcttccacgttaatggccacgttagtggcactaacgtagccactaacgtggctcttctctgcttcttgttacctgaaatcaatcaaacaaagtacatcaaagtcttgctcttaatcatgggatcatgcatcatccattttatcattcaattcatgcataattcttatgaaatcattcaaaattcacaatgtttgcttgaatcatggtatgattgcattttcaaccaaatacttgcttatttcctaagaaaatgcatgaaaccaacctaaagcatacaaaaaatgtctagtaaaactagccaagatgccctggcatcacaacactaaacttaaatcttgcttgtccctaagcaagaaaagaactatGCACAAAGAATTCTCTTAATTGGAATGTATTGAAGAATTGCTTATGATGCCTTAGTAGGTGAAGTGAATAAGTGACAGTGGGGTGAACTCTAATTTGTATGCTTATGCAAGGATTCCAGTACTCATTAGTCCTCACATTTTGGAAGTCTTAGATCTTAGGACTTTCATTCAAATTATATTATAGAATCCTCTTTATAGATTGTTACCTTGAAGCAGCActtattttctagcattttctttctttgtggaatttggcctcgactctaggtgtcatgtatcaaagcggctttttaagataaatttttaatcaatactcccaaaccagttggtctaaggtattaggtgttgaagcaccccttaggatttacttgctcaagcctctctctttgatACAAATCCACTacaagcatttaactaggacaataactctttgagttcttgtttctttctttttcttcctagtaattgatgctcaaaaccttgggcttgttctttgtttttctttttcttttgttactgcttcttggatcaatagatgtttgagaaattccataatacttctctaaacttcatttcctgtctatgagctcccatgcaagttttcacaaacatgcaacctcaatacacaatcatacaatcagaacctccactcctcttaatcttttgcttgccccaagatttataaaattcttcaacattttcctttcaaaagaaTAATTTCTTTGTTGCATTCTTAGAGATATTGGGTGCAAGTAAAATTCATGATAATCATGATATCatagcaacatgttacaaatcaaatatcaaattatgcttattcacaaggagtaatcacacatgcatacaaataaaatagaagacaatcatgcaatttaaagtgctggaaataagtaagaggaaaaaggaattttaccaccttgtagttcatcttcattgttgttgtcattttcctcctattcttccccttcccacaccaaagttagaatgattgcttatactcaagcaacaattaaaatAGTGGTGATGGGGTCTATGATGGATCATGAGTGTCTTACGCAATGAAATGTGAGTAATGCATCTGCTTAAGTAAGCAAtattaaatatacaataaagGCACAAGAACTAAAACAGAGACAAtgtgattgcattaataagtggtgtGCTTGGTACCTTGCATGAAAGataagtggcaacaccaaagttagtgtgacactctcaatttagaatgttgcaagtacccaatgaagattgaaaatcaaattgttgcatggcaacaccaaacttagaatgcaatcatatgtcaaattattgaaagtaaactaaccaaggaaagaaaatgttacctacggttgggttgcctcccaacaagcgctcttttaatgtcattagtttgacatgttgttcataactttcttcctcttcttccagtttgtttgGCCCTTTCTCTTGGCCTTACTCAGAGTAGACCAAATTGGTGATGCTGATTATTAAAGTTTCCTTATGACATGCGTCAATCTAGCAAGGTAGGATATGAGaaactatttcttcttcttttatcttgTGGGTATTAGCAGACTAATGAGGTATCTATATTGTTAATTATGTCAATGATATTATTCATACTAGGAATTATCTTTTTGAAATGgcattattaaaagaacttTGAATTCTCATTTCTGGATCAAAGATCTTGGTATCTTAAAGTATGTTTTAAGTATTGAGGTTGCTCATTCTGTCAAAGATATCTCTTTATCACAGCATAAGTATTACTTGGATCTTTTGGATGATGCTGGTCTCTTAGGTTGTAAGATGACTATTATTCCAGTAGATAGTACTTTGTGTCTTTACCAGAATGATAGTCTCTTTTTTCGGATCTCTTTATTTTTGCGACACAACAACTTAGCGAATTTATGATTACACATACTGAGATACATTACAAAGCTGCTCTTTGGTATTTAAAAAACAATCTTGGtcatggttttttttttccagGACTTCTACTTTGCACATATCTACTTTTAGTGATTCTTATTAGGCAGGTTGTTCAGATACTATATATTCTTTAAATggatattttttcttcttccacgAGAGCTGTTGTGAATTTTGAACTTGCTAAAATTTTTACACATTTATTGTGAGCAtcctttgattttattttgtgataCTCAATACACCTTGTATATTGCTGTGAATCCCGTCTTTCATGAATGTCTCAAATATTTGGAAGTTGATTATCATCTTGTTCACCAAAAATCCCAAGCAGAAGTGCTAAAGTTACTTCCGGTTCTATCCTCTGAACAATTGGCCAACATCTTTACGAAATCCTTACCATcttggtcatttcacataaaCTTATTCAAGTTGAGAATTTTTAATCTCTTTGGTCTTCTAGCTTACAATGGCATATTGAAGTAACCATCTCACTTGACCCATAACACAAATTCTTCTAATGATGTATGTATCCAAGAAAAATGATCATATACATACACTTCttctcttctaatttttttaccGTTTacattttgttcatttttttatttattatagaaaTGATGAATTATCATCTAAAATATAATTCTATTATAATAAGAATCTtcataaattttatagttttaatgaaaaatatatacattattttttttctcatcctCTTCTGCTTctttatcaaaaaaaatatacatattagATTTAGAGAGAAATATATACACTATTACACTGGTTTTCCTAAGATTGAAATATTCTCTTAAATTTCCTTCTTTCAAAAGTAACTATAAA
The Arachis duranensis cultivar V14167 chromosome 5, aradu.V14167.gnm2.J7QH, whole genome shotgun sequence genome window above contains:
- the LOC127747618 gene encoding zinc finger BED domain-containing protein RICESLEEPER 2-like codes for the protein MDVETRWNSTYQMLEVALKHRKAFELLALKDNTYIGEMNGGKGRDVPSDSDWEYAESIVPFLRVFSDATIRVFGTLYVTSDMYMKEVFAIGRFIRHSCDSVDFSTMSMAERMRVKYEKYWGNPDSVNMLLLIAIVLNSMQKIEYVNYFLDYFFGEEKGGELKSKLSKCIKLLYQQYQSSEEASEADSQDVQASNINTDPHGMGFFLQATGRRTNTRSELDRYLQEECEPYSHKFDILNWWKVNSTRFPILGNMAREVLAIPVSTVASESAFSTGGRVLDPYRSSLTPRMVEVVVCTGDWLKEDLFSALDDDGEVLQQVDQDIFFSNDGACSMAASIDNLDDD